One window from the genome of Oryza glaberrima chromosome 3, OglaRS2, whole genome shotgun sequence encodes:
- the LOC127767191 gene encoding kinesin-like protein KIN-12G codes for MPSDCGDDDHGGGSAPAGFELQEDPSFWKDNNVQVVIRVRPLSSGEISVQGQKRCVRQDSCQSITWTGHPESRFKFDLVADEYVTQENLFKVAGVPMVDNCMAGYNSCMFAYGQTGSGKTHTMLGDIENGTRRNNVNCGMTPRVFEHLFLRIQKEKEIRKEEKLRFTCKCSFLEIYNEQILDLLNPNSVNLQIREDAKKGVHVENLTEHEVSNAREAMQQLVEGAANRKVAATNMNRASSRSHSVFTCLIESKWESQGINHHRFSRLNLVDLAGSERQKSSGAEGERLKEATNINKSLSTLGLVITNLIAVSNKKSHHVPYRDSKLTFLLQDSLGGNSKTTIIANISPSSCCAAETLSTLKFAQRAKYIRNNAIINEDASGDVLSMRLQIQHLKKEVSRLQGLVNSDKAECTSSSGFICESPSTLKWNQGQGSFSPLMFDKRAMQRKDYDAALVAAFRREQETEAKLKAMIAAKLVAEQLATQRAEEVRSFKMRLRFREDRIKRLEQVTSGKLSAESHLLQEKEDLVKEVDALRGLLDRNPEVTRFAMENLQLKEDIRRLQTFVDEGEREMMHEQIIVLQDKLLEALDWKLMHEKDPINKDLSFLGESADEEMEFLRLQAIQNEREIESLRKNLSFCLESKEKLERRVDELTLELEAAKKYHEESEAVELQVQTEVDLHDLPDAQTELKTLVDAIATASQREAEAHETAIGLAKANEELRTRLTVLIEDNKRLVELYEHAIANGEVNQDGGHPAIPQIEGVNEQQSSHSYGGAAANGVLPDDKPESATILPADNSSSEVSDSKIMDGQCNHKDNFSRSELTDLHLQLDEMHEENDKLMGLYEKAMQERDEFKRKFFEGSNSVTTVDTQYEDVEMRDATDDEDLEVKHVHDSAISTFKEILRLVRVKLENVHDKLVTTQDAVEYFKLLEMASTKAEELTASIQHHCLELKHDQEDMNALKAELSQSQESKEALESKYFSPVASCWNLDLKTKALVGSKFDVSLELLNQKKEQLSHLQTLKKEFSVASTKARESETALRSKIDGLKVKLCSFEAQRKEAERVLFAIDNIDTSTPTLSKPVNFGKASELLRSEEERTKLLSELKKSREQLIMVQKEIKSMNRHDDIDCKIASLESEVENCCLTLLEADVEKFVRDNTLTEIWKEEQKDMDCLLVDYQECVFKVNLKEEKIRACEESLQHQTRSLDDMNSKLNQAMRDLGEHLRDRTPCDLDASMLHVSDKVKGDLDAMALHVAEAVQLLLVQGENQTNP; via the exons ATGCCATCCGactgcggcgacgacgaccacggcggcggctccgccCCCGCGGGGTTCGAGCTCCAGGAGGATCCCTCCTTCTGGAAGGACAACAACGTGCAG GTTGTGATCCGTGTTCGGCCGCTGAGCAGCGGCGAGATATCGGTGCAGGGACAGAAGAGATGCGTCAGGCAGGATAGCTGCCAGAGCATCACCTGGACGGGCCACCCGGAGTCGCGGTTCAAGTTCGATCTCGTTGCGGACGAGTATGTCACGCAG GAGAATCTGTTCAAGGTTGCTGGGGTGCCCATGGTGGACAACTGCATGGCTGGCTATAACAGCTGTATGTTTGCTTATGGTCAG ACCGGCAGTGGCAAGACACACACAATGCTTGGTGATATAGAAAATGGCACACGAAGAAACAATGTGAATTGTGGTATGACGCCTCGGGTGTTTGAACATCTGTTTTTAAGAATCCAGAAG GAAAAGGAAataaggaaagaagaaaaactcaGGTTTACTTGCAAATGCTCTTTTTTGGAGATATACAATGAGCAGATCCTTGATTTGCTAAATCCGAATTCAGTAAATTTGCAG ATAAGAGAGGATGCTAAAAAGGGTGTCCATGTTGAGAACTTGACAGAACATGAGGTTTCCAATGCTCGAGAAGCAATGCAACAACTTGTTGAG GGGGCAGCAAACAGAAAGGTGGCGGCTACCAATATGAATAGAGCAAGCAGTCGCTCTCATAGTGTTTTCACTTGCCTTATCGAGAGTAAG TGGGAATCTCAAGGTATCAACCATCACCGGTTTTCTCGGCTTAACCTAGTTGACCTTGCAGGCTCAGAGAG GCAAAAGAGCTCAGGTGCTGAAGGGGAACGCTTGAAGGAAGCTACCAATATCAATAAGTCACTCTCCACCTTGGG ACTTGTTATTACAAATCTTATTGCTGTATCAAACAAAAAGTCACATCACGTGCCTTACCGAGATTCAAAATTGACATTTCTCCTTCAG GATTCACTTGGAGGGAATTCAAAGACAACTATAATTGCGAACATAAGCCCATCAAGCTG CTGCGCGGCTGAGACATTGAGCACATTGAAATTCGCACAACGGGcaaaatacataagaaataaT GCTATTATAAATGAAGATGCCTCTGGTGATGTTTTGAGCATGCGCTTACAGATCCAACATCTTAAG AAAGAGGTCAGTCGCCTGCAAGGGTTAGTCAATTCTGACAAAGCAGAATGTACTAGTTCCAGTGGGTTTATATGTGAGTCTCCTAGCACACTTAAGTGGAATCAAGGTCAAGGCTCGTTCAGTCCACTTATGTTTGATAAAAGGGCTATGCAG AGGAAAGATTATGATGCTGCGCTTGTCGCTGCTTTTAGGAGGGAGCAAGAAACTGAAGCAAAATTGAAGGCAATGATTGCTGCAAAGCTTGTTGCTGAACAGCTG GCAACTCAAAGAGCGGAAGAGGTCAGAAGCTTCAAGATGAGGCTTCGTTTTCGTGAAGATCGAATAAAAAGACTGGAGCAAGTTACATCAGGGAAGTTATCTGCTGAATCACATCTGTTGCAAGAAAAGGAAGACCTTGTGAAGGAAGTAGATGCTCTTCGTGGCCTACTGGACCGCAATCCAGAAGTCACAAGGTTTGCTATGGAAAACTTACAATTGAAGGAAGATATTCGAAG GTTACAAACATTTGTTGATGAAGGAGAACGAGAAATGATGCATGAGCAGATAATTGTTTTACAAGATAAG TTACTGGAAGCACTCGATTGGAAACTTATGCATGAGAAGGATCCTATTAATAAG GACCTCTCATTTTTGGGGGAGTCAGCTGATGAGGAAATGGAGTTTCTTCGTTTGCAG GCTATTCAAAATGAGAGAGAAATTGAGTCTCTGCGTAAAAATCTGAGCTTCTGCCTTGAATCAAAAGAGAAACTTGAGAG GCGTGTTGATGAGTTGACATTAGAGTTGGAGGCAGCAAAGAAATATCATGAAGAATCTGAGGCTGTGGAACTCCAGGTGCAGACCGAGGTAGATTTGCATGATCTGCCTGATGCTCAGACAGAACTGAAGACTTTGGTTGATGCCATAGCTACAGCAAGTCAAAGAGAAGCAGAAGCTCATGAAACTGCTATTGGGTTGGCCAAAGCGAATGAGGAACTAAGAACAAGGCTTACAGTTTTGATTGAGGATAATAAGAGATTAGTTGAGCTCTATGAACATGCTATCGCCAATGGTGAGGTGAATCAAGATGGGGGCCATCCTGCCATTCCTCAAATTGAAGGTGTGAATGAGCAGCAAAGCAGCCATTCTTATGGAGGGGCTGCTGCGAATGGGGTGCTGCCAGATGACAAGCCAGAGAGTGCAACAATTTTGCCAGCAGACAACTCATCCAGTGAGGTATCGGACTCCAAGATAATGGATGGACAGTGCAATCACAAGGATAATTTTTCAAGAAGTGAATTGACAGATTTGCACCTTCAACTGGACGAGATGCATGAAGAAAATGATAAACTTATGGGTCTGTATGAGAAAGCTATGCAGGAAAGAGATGAATTCAAAAGGAAATTTTTTGAGGGTAGCAATTCTGTAACTACAGTAGATACTCAATATGAAGATGTTGAAATGCGTGATGCAACAGATGATGAAGATCTAGAAGTAAAACATGTACATGACTCTGCAATATCAACGTTTAAAGAAATCCTGCGGCTTGTTCGTGTCAAACTGGAGAATGTCCACGACAAGCTTGTAACTACCCAGGATGCAGTAGAGTATTTTAAACTTCTTGAAATGGCTAGTACTAAGGCAGAAGAACTTACAGCAAGCATTCAGCACCATTGCCTAGAACTGAAGCACGACCAGGAAGACATGAATGCCCTTAAGGCTGAACTGTCACAATCACAGGAGAGTAAAGAAGCTTTGGAAAGCAAGTATTTCTCGCCTGTGGCATCATGCTGGAACTTGGACTTGAAAACCAAAGCCCTTGTTGGGTCCAAGTTTGATGTCAGCTTGGAATTATTGAATCAAAAGAAGGAACAACTGAGTCACCTCCAAACTCTCAAAAAAGAATTTTCTGTTGCATCTACAAAAGCACGTGAATCTGAAACCGCGTTGAGAAGCAAAATCGACGGTCTTAAAGTAAAACTCTGCTCTTTCGAAGCTCAGAGAAAGGAGGCAGAAAGGGTCCTTTTTGCTATTGATAATATCGACACTTCCACTCCTACATTGTCGAAGCCTGTGAATTTTGGTAAGGCATCTGAGCTGCTGAGATCTGAGGAGGAGCGAACAAAGCTTTTATCTGAACTTAAGAAGTCCCGTGAACAGCTTATCATGGtgcagaaagaaattaaaagCATGAACAGACACGATGATATCGATTGTAAGATTGCATCTCTTGAATCAGAAGTAGAAAATTGCTGCCTGACCCTGCTGGAAGCTGACGTCGAGAAGTTTGTACGTGATAATACCTTGACAGAGATTTGGAAGGAAGAGCAGAAAGACATGGATTGCCTGCTGGTTGATTACCAAGAGTGCGTTTTTAAAGTCAACTTGAAGGAGGAGAAGATCAGGGCATGTGAGGAGTCCTTGCAGCATCAAACAAGGTCCCTGGATGACATGAACTCGAAGCTAAATCAAGCGATGCGTGATCTGGGTGAGCATCTGCGAGACAGAACCCCTTGCGATTTGGATGCATCCATGTTGCATGTTTCTGACAAGGTTAAGGGGGATCTTGATGCAATGGCGCTTCATGTTGCTGAAGCTGTGCAGCTCTTGCTTGTCCAGGGTGAGAACCAAACAAATCCGTGA
- the LOC127766030 gene encoding uncharacterized protein LOC127766030 has protein sequence MRERGEEEEVEEDEARPRPGCGGGEAAGQAAANCAAVCCCCPLALLEILLLVTVRLPAGVMRRVMRRRRRRQRRRKSRSGGGGGGGGGGEGGASSPSGSAKAMIAAASAFDMMDDEAAAAAAASSARGETDADAELELEIMRSRFYSGGFWRSPSSGSSSCASSLRR, from the coding sequence ATgcgggagcgcggcgaggaggaggaggtggaggaggatgaggcgcggccgcggccggggtgcgggggaggggaggcggcggggcaggcggcggcgaactGCGCGGcggtgtgctgctgctgcccgcTGGCGCTGCTGGAGATCCTGCTGCTCGTCACCGTCAGGCTCCCCGCGGGCGTCATGCGGCGggtgatgaggcggcggcggcggcggcagcggcgtcgcaAGAGccgaagcggaggaggaggaggcggcggtggtggtggtgaaggaggagcgtcgtcgccgtcggggagCGCCAAGGCGATGATCGCGGCCGCGTCGGCGTTCGATATGatggacgacgaggcggcggcggcggcggcggcgtcatcaGCGCGCGGCGAAACGGACGCGGACGCGGAGCTGGAGCTCGAGATCATGCGCTCCCGGTTCTACAGCGGCGGCTTCTGGCGCAGCCCTTcctccggctccagctcctgCGCCTCCTCCCTTCGCCGGTAg